A genomic segment from Rubrobacter tropicus encodes:
- a CDS encoding sugar ABC transporter ATP-binding protein, which translates to METKTRAPVVRLRGVSKEFPGVLAVDGVDLDIVPGEVHVVAGENGAGKSTLMKLLSQVERPSGGTVEISGEAVEFHGPGHAQHLGVAMVYQEFALAPDLSVAENLYLGREPGRVGFVNRGKEMEEARGLLRRVGLNVGPGRLVAGLTVAEMQRVEIAKALAIDAKVVIMDEPTATLAEKEIEELFGIIKALTDEGIAILYISHRLDEIFRIADRVTVMRDGKIVDTLPISELDEDKLVRLMVGREISNLYPKPEVEIGDVLLRVSGITRGEKLKNCSFEVRAGEILGFAGLVGAGRTELARAVFGADRTDGGAVELEGRALKIRRPQDAIGSGIGYVTEDRKGEGLALQLGVDQNITLANLPMTRGLINLKEEARTARRRRDELNIRTPSIRRRVQVLSGGNQQKVVVARWLETRAKVLFFDEPARGIDVGAKAEMFGLIGDLAEEGRGIVLISSYLPELLNMCDRILVMREGEVAGVITREEFSEERIIALATGTEEAA; encoded by the coding sequence ATGGAGACTAAGACTAGGGCCCCCGTCGTCCGGCTGCGGGGCGTCTCCAAGGAGTTCCCCGGCGTGCTTGCGGTCGACGGGGTCGACCTGGACATCGTGCCGGGCGAGGTGCACGTCGTGGCCGGGGAGAATGGGGCGGGAAAATCTACCCTGATGAAGCTTCTCTCGCAGGTCGAGAGGCCGAGCGGCGGGACGGTCGAGATCTCCGGGGAGGCCGTCGAGTTCCACGGGCCGGGACACGCCCAGCACCTGGGGGTTGCCATGGTCTACCAGGAGTTCGCGCTCGCGCCGGACCTTTCGGTGGCCGAGAACCTGTATCTTGGTCGCGAGCCGGGCCGGGTCGGGTTCGTCAACCGGGGAAAGGAGATGGAGGAGGCGAGGGGCCTGCTGCGGCGGGTGGGGTTGAACGTCGGTCCCGGCAGGCTCGTCGCCGGGCTGACCGTGGCCGAGATGCAGCGGGTCGAGATCGCCAAGGCCCTCGCCATCGACGCGAAGGTCGTCATCATGGACGAGCCGACAGCGACCCTGGCCGAGAAGGAGATCGAAGAGCTCTTCGGGATCATAAAAGCCCTCACCGACGAGGGCATCGCCATCCTCTACATCTCGCACCGGCTGGACGAGATCTTCCGCATAGCGGACCGCGTTACCGTGATGCGCGACGGAAAGATAGTGGATACCTTGCCCATCTCGGAGCTCGACGAGGACAAGCTCGTGCGCCTCATGGTCGGAAGGGAGATCTCCAACCTCTACCCGAAACCGGAGGTTGAGATAGGGGACGTCCTGCTGCGCGTCTCCGGCATAACCCGGGGCGAGAAACTGAAAAATTGCTCCTTCGAGGTGCGGGCGGGGGAGATCCTGGGCTTCGCCGGCCTCGTTGGGGCGGGCCGCACGGAGCTCGCCCGCGCCGTCTTCGGCGCCGACAGGACGGACGGCGGCGCGGTGGAACTCGAAGGACGCGCGCTCAAGATAAGGAGGCCGCAGGACGCGATAGGCTCGGGCATCGGCTACGTGACGGAGGACCGCAAGGGCGAGGGACTGGCGCTCCAGCTCGGGGTAGACCAGAACATCACGCTCGCCAACCTGCCCATGACCAGGGGCCTCATCAACCTCAAAGAGGAGGCCCGGACCGCGCGCAGGAGGAGGGACGAGCTCAACATCCGCACGCCCTCCATCCGCCGCAGGGTGCAGGTGCTCTCAGGCGGCAACCAGCAGAAGGTAGTCGTGGCGCGGTGGCTTGAGACGCGGGCGAAGGTCCTCTTCTTCGACGAGCCGGCGCGGGGGATAGACGTGGGTGCGAAAGCCGAGATGTTCGGCCTTATAGGAGATCTGGCCGAGGAGGGGCGGGGCATCGTGCTTATCTCCTCCTACCTGCCGGAGTTGTTGAACATGTGCGACCGCATCCTGGTGATGCGGGAGGGGGAGGTTGCGGGCGTGATCACGCGCGAAGAGTTCTCGGAGGAGCGCATC
- a CDS encoding FGGY-family carbohydrate kinase, with product MSGLLLGVDVGTSSTKGVLARADGEVLATAERQHGLSLPNPGWAEHDAEEVWWKDFVSVCRELLEKADDGISAVCTSGIGACLLPADEGGEPLRPAILYGIDSRAEKEIEELNDRYGREELLQRCGSVCTTQAVGPKLLWLRRNEPGVWEKTRKFFMANSFISWRLTGEYVLDHHSASQCDPLYDVQEFGWIRDRAEEVAPGLPLPRLLWPAEVVGEVTPEASGMTGIPAGTPVAAGTIDAWSEGASVGVQKPGDLMLMYGTTMFMIEVLEEALHHPGLWGTTGVLPGTHNLAAGMATSGALTGWLREISGGVPYEKLTEEAAAVPPGSDALVVLPYFAGERTPLFDPKARGLVSGLTVGHGRGHLYRAMLEATAYGVRHNFESMREAGAGGDRLVAVGGGTKGGLWTRIVSDVTGRPQDLPEQTIGAAYGDALLAARAVELAGPDTDWSRIVDTVEPDEANRELYDELYGVYRELYPATLEQMHRLSGLQKGGGDVVV from the coding sequence ATGAGCGGGCTCCTGCTCGGCGTCGACGTCGGGACCTCGAGCACCAAGGGGGTCCTCGCCAGGGCCGACGGCGAGGTCCTCGCCACCGCCGAAAGACAGCACGGGCTCTCCCTGCCGAATCCGGGGTGGGCCGAGCACGACGCGGAAGAGGTCTGGTGGAAGGACTTCGTCTCCGTGTGCCGCGAGTTGTTGGAGAAGGCGGACGACGGGATCTCGGCCGTCTGCACCAGCGGCATCGGGGCCTGCCTGTTGCCCGCCGACGAAGGAGGAGAGCCGCTTCGGCCGGCGATCCTGTACGGGATCGACTCGCGGGCTGAGAAGGAGATCGAAGAGCTCAACGACCGCTACGGCCGCGAGGAGCTGCTCCAGCGCTGCGGATCCGTCTGCACGACCCAGGCCGTCGGCCCCAAGCTTCTCTGGCTCAGGCGCAACGAGCCCGGGGTGTGGGAGAAGACGCGCAAGTTCTTTATGGCGAACTCGTTCATCTCCTGGCGGCTGACCGGGGAGTACGTGCTCGACCACCACTCGGCGAGCCAGTGCGACCCCCTCTACGACGTGCAGGAGTTCGGCTGGATCAGGGACCGCGCCGAGGAGGTGGCCCCTGGACTACCGCTGCCCCGGCTGCTCTGGCCCGCGGAAGTGGTCGGAGAGGTGACGCCGGAAGCATCCGGGATGACCGGCATTCCCGCCGGGACGCCCGTCGCGGCGGGCACGATAGACGCCTGGAGCGAGGGGGCCAGCGTGGGCGTCCAGAAGCCGGGCGACCTGATGCTCATGTACGGCACCACCATGTTCATGATCGAGGTCCTCGAGGAGGCGCTCCACCACCCCGGCCTCTGGGGGACGACGGGCGTGTTGCCGGGGACCCACAACCTCGCCGCCGGCATGGCCACCTCTGGGGCTCTTACGGGCTGGCTGCGGGAGATCTCCGGCGGCGTCCCTTACGAAAAGCTCACCGAAGAGGCGGCCGCCGTCCCGCCCGGCTCGGACGCCCTGGTCGTCCTGCCGTACTTCGCAGGAGAGCGGACGCCCCTCTTCGACCCGAAGGCCCGCGGCCTCGTCTCGGGCCTCACCGTGGGCCACGGACGCGGCCACCTCTACCGCGCCATGCTCGAAGCCACCGCCTACGGCGTCCGCCACAACTTCGAGTCCATGCGCGAGGCCGGGGCCGGCGGCGACAGGCTGGTTGCGGTCGGCGGCGGCACCAAGGGCGGCCTCTGGACACGGATAGTCTCGGACGTGACCGGCCGCCCGCAGGACCTCCCCGAGCAGACCATCGGCGCCGCCTACGGCGACGCCCTGCTAGCCGCCCGCGCCGTCGAACTCGCAGGCCCCGACACCGACTGGAGCCGCATAGTCGACACCGTCGAGCCAGACGAGGCGAACCGCGAGCTCTACGACGAACTCTACGGCGTCTACCGGGAGCTCTACCCGGCGACCCTTGAGCAGATGCACCGGCTGTCCGGGCTGCAAAAAGGGGGCGGAGATGTCGTCGTCTGA